DNA sequence from the Carnobacterium funditum DSM 5970 genome:
ATACTGTTTGTCTTCAGTTATTAGGCCAAAAATAAAAATTCAAATTAAAAATAAAACAGACTAAACCAATCTTTTTCAAGATGATGGTTTAGTCTGTTTTTTTGGTTTTAACAGAGTTTCTTACTCTTCTTTACTTACAGAATCTTTTTTAGTTGTTGGTTTCGAAACTGGATTTTTTAAAGATTCACTTGAACTGCTACTTTTTATGCTGTTTTGACTTGCAGATTCATCTTTACTTTCAGAACTACTTTCAGAACTGTTTTCTGGTTCGGAACTTTCTAAGGAACTTTCTAAGGTGCTTTCTACAGAACTTTCTACAGAGCTTTCTTCTGAACTTTGAGATGAACCATCTGCTGAACTGCTATCCTTTTCTTCCTTTTTTGGAGGAATAGTGAGAGAGGTCGTTGCTTTTGGGCCAATTTTATCTTTAATTTTAACCGATAGAGTAATATCCGTTTTTCCTTCAGAAGGATTTTGAACGATATAAGATAAATCTGAGGTTTCGAATGTTTGACCTGCAACGGTTAAGATATAACTAACAGAATCCGTTTTATTGCTAGGGTCATATTTGTCCCATTTGATAGCTATTTCTTCTTTTTCTTTATCGTATTTTGCTGTCAGGCCGCTCGGAGCTTTTAATTTTTCTCCAAAAGTAGAAGAGACACTAGTCGGTTGCGTTCCTTTGACAAACAATTCTTTAACAATTTTATCAGTAGGAGTGTTTGGACCTGGAAGTTTTGCTGGATTTGACCCAGCTTCTATGGCAACTTCTACAACTGAAGAAGGTTTTTTCCAATCGGTGTTCTCGACAGATTGAGAAACGTAAGACATCAACGAACGATAAATTTTTCGTGGCAATTGTTGAGAACTAGTACTCAAGAAATTTCCATCTTCAAACTTTTTGTCGTATCCTACCCAGACAGCGATAGAATAGTTACTGGAATAGCCATTAAACCATGAGTCTGGCGCGCCATCATTTGGAATATTGTATTTTACTTTTTCTTCATCTGTATAGTTTGTTGTTCCAGTTTTACCAGCTTGAGGTACTCCTTCAATTGGAACCAAATTTTGGTTTGAACCTGAGTTAACAGTGTCTTTTAAAATATCCGTTATCATATACGCTGTTGAATCTTTCATGGATTGTTTAGATTCAGGAGTTAAATCAATTTCTTCACCATTTTGCAGTGTAACTGTTGAAACAGTATAAGGTTCAGTGTACATTCCACCGTTTGAAAAAGCAGCAAAAGCAGCCGAAAGCTCAATTGGCGTAATTTCTCCACCAATAGCATTTGATTCAACTAAACCTACTTCATTGTTCCATTTAGAAGGGTCAATGCCAACATTTTTCAAGAAGGATGTTGCATCGGCATAGCCAACTTCTTGAAGAGTTTTAGCAGCTGGAACATTTCGAGAATCGATTATTGCTTTTCGCATACTGATTGGCCCTAGATATTTTCTGTCATAATTATAAAGAGAACCACCAGTATTGTATTCGTAAGGTTCATCTACTATCTGCTGATAGGTAGAGTAATTTAAATATTCTATAGCTGGTCCATAAGTAGAAAGAGGTTTTATAGCTGAACCAACACTTCTATTCATTTCAGCAGCACGGTTAGTTCCTAATTGTACTTCTTGATTTCTTCCACCACCCATTGCCTTTAATTGCCCAGTTTTAGCATCCACCATGGACACAGCAGCTTGTAGATTTTGATCTGGAAAATTGACGTACTCATCAGAGTTTAGAATATCAAACAATCTTTTTTGTGCATCCATATTTAAATTAGTTTGAATGGTTAAACCAGCTGTATGAGGGTCCAAATTAGTTTTTTCTTCAACTTCTAAAATAACTTCTTTTAAGTAAGAATCAAAAACTAATTCGTTTGACTGTTCTTCTGTACGGTTAACAAGGTTTTCTTCTACTGAAATTGATTTAGTTTTTTTTGCATCTTCAGCGGACAATTTGTTGTTTTCTACCATCATATCTAATACTAAATCTCGACGCTCCTTAGCTTTATCGGGATAAGTTTTAGGATTGTAGGTATTAGGAGATTGTGGCAATCCAGCTAACATAGCTGCTTCTGGTAAAGTTAAGTTAATTAATTCTTTACCATAATAATAATCACTGGCGGTACTCATGCCATAATTATTATCAGACATGTAGACCTTGTTAATATAAAATGTAAGAATTTGTTCTTTAGAATATTGACGTTCCAATTTTAAAGCTAGCCATGCTTCTTGAGCTTTTCTCTTTAACGTTTGATCGGCTTCGTCTGTAGAAAAAACAGATAATTTGATTAGTTGCTGTGTAATGGTACTTCCTCCTTGAGAAGCAAAACCATTTGTTACGTTAGCTAACGCGGCGCCAGCAATACGAATTGGATCAATACCGTTGTGTTTATAAAAACGTTGATCTTCGATAGATACAATAGCATCTTTTAACACTTGAGGCACTTGATCTTCAGTGACAACGTCACGTTTTTGTCCACCAAGAGTGTAAATAACGTTTCCTTTATCATCTAAAATATCAGATGAAATAGAACCAGTAATGTCTTCTTCAGTCAGCTCAGGTGCAGAGCTAGCATAATAGACAAACAATCCTGCGCCTCCTATAAAAATGGCTGCTAGAAGTGCAATAGCCATTAAAATAACTTTCTTAAAAATTGGCTTTGAAGCTTGTTTTTTATTTTTTGTAGATTTAGAACGTTTCTTTTGGTCGGATTTTTTCTTAGAGACGCGTGACATGGTTTCTTTTTTTTCTGACATATATACTTCTACTCCTTAAAATTATATAAGATAGGAAAGCAGTCCTGCTTTTCTTTTTGTATCCTAACTCTAACTAGTTATTTTTAGCAATTAATTGATCGACAACTGATAAATAAGGAATTCGTGGCGATAATCCATAATACATCTCATAACCTATTTTTTCAAGGTTTTTTAGAGGGATAGATTTCCGACCATTTTCTTCTTGTTTGTGCCAGTATTCAATCAGATAACTTGCTTCTAAAAGAAAGAGTCTATTGCTAGATGAAAAACGTAGAATTACAAAACAAATAGCTGATTGCTTAAGACATTCTTGCATATGTGTTATTTGATGTTGATGGAAATTTTTTAAAGGAAAAGATTCTTTATTTTTTGTTTCTTTCGCTTCGAAATCCAAATAAAAACTGTTGTAAACACCGTTGTAGTCAGTAGTTGAAGCTTGGCGAAAATAGGCTTCTTTTATAACAGCAGCACTTCTTTTTGGGTAATCAACCTTAACAATCTGTATAGGAGTTGGCTTTTTGTGAATAACTGCCTTGTTAAAGGCCAGGTAATAAGCATTGCTTTCATTTAATTCCTCTTCTAGGGTCATGCCTCTTTTACTAAAGGATACCTCTTTCTTTTTCGTTTGCTTTTTACCATTTTTTTCGGCATCATGAGAGTAACTCTCGCCATTAGGGTACCTTATAACCAATCTTATCACGCTCCTGTGATTCATTATATCAAATACTTCGCTCGAAAGAAAAGGAGAATGAGAATACATGGTAACAAATTTATTAGTTAGCGGCTATCGGTCATTTGAATTGGGCGTATTTAAAGACGATGATCCTAAAGTTGTTATTATAAAAAAATGTTTAAAAGAAGAAATCAGATCCTATATTGAAGAGGGGGTTAAGTGGATATTAACTACTGGACAATTTGGTATTGAACAATGGACGATTGAGGTAGTCGATGAATTAAAAATAGACTATCCGGAGATCAAACAAGGAATAATCTTTCCCTCTTTAGAATTTGGTTCAAATTGGAATGAAAAAAATCAAATGAAATTAATGCAATCTAAGAAAAAAGTAGACTTTGTAGAATCGGTGTCCCATCAGCCGTATAAAGATCCATCTCAGCTTAAAAACCATCAAGCATTCATGCTCGAACACACTCAAGCGGCTTTATTGGTTTATGACCCAGAGAATGAAGGGAAAACAAAATGGCTTTACCAAGCTATTTTAAAAAAGCAAGAAGTTGGAGAGTATGATTGTCGATTGATCGATTTTGATCAATTACAAAATACAACTATAGATGAATAAGTGTTAATCAACAATTAAAATGCATTTTAAAGAAGAAAATATAAATTAATTAAAATTTAGTTTATATTTTTACTTATCTTTGCTATAATAGCAACAAGAGATTAATGCCGTATTATCAATGAAAGATAAAAAGAGGTGTAGTCATGGCAGATAAAGTATTAACAACCAAAGACATATTACAAAAAGAGTTTAAAACTAGTATGCGAGGATATAACCCTACGGAAGTAGATGAATACCTAGACGATGTGATTCGTGATTATGAATTATATAATAAAGAACTTACACAGCTAAAAGCTGAAAATGAAAGGTTATTAAGTAAAGTAGATGAATTAACAAAACAAGCTACTTTAACTAAGCCAACCTATTCAACGCAGCCCAGTAGTACAGTAACAAATTTCGATATTTTAAAACGTTTGTCTAATTTAGAAAGACATGTTTTTGGTTCAAAACTAGATGAACATGATGAACATGAAGAAGAGTAGTAAATAATAAGTTTAATAATCATTTGTAAATTTCGGGTAATTGCAGTCTAGCTTGACTAGATTGAGGAAAGTCCATGCTCGCACAAGCTGCGACGCTTGTAGTGTTCGTGCTTAGCGAAACAATAAGCTAAGGCCTTTATCTTTTGATAAAGTGACGGCAGAAAAAAAGTCTAAGGTCTTTAAAAACTATGACTGAGTATTCTTGAAAGTGCCACAGTGACGAAGCAATGTTGGAAACGGCATTGGTGGAACGCGGTAAACCCCTCGAGCGAGCAACCCAAACTTTGGTAGGGGCACTTTTCCTAGGGAATTGAACCGATGGAAGAGGCAGTAATTGCAGACAGATAATTACCTCCGGATAAAATGACCCTGACAGGATATCTGAGACAGAACATGGCTTACAGAAATTTACAAATTCAGGTATAAAACCCTCCTTTTCGGAGGGTTTTATATTTATATTATGTATCAATGAAGAGCAAATAAAAAACAAGCAAAAAAGAATTGGAGCTAATAAAATGAGACAATTTAAACTTGTTGCAACTGCCGCTAGCGGTATCGAGGCATTAGTTGGAAAAGAATTACGAAGTATGGGTTATGAATGTGAAGTAGAAAATGGAAAAGTATTTTTTAATGGGACAGAAGAAGATATTGCCAAAACGAATGTCTGGTTAAGAACTGCAGACCGAGTTAAAATAATTGTTGGTGAATTTGATGCTTTTGAATTCGATGAATTATTTGAAAAAACAAAAGCTTTACCATGGGAGGATTTACTTCCCATGGATGCTAATTTCCCAGTTGCAGGAAAATCAATCAAATCAACTCTTTA
Encoded proteins:
- a CDS encoding PBP1A family penicillin-binding protein, with the translated sequence MSEKKETMSRVSKKKSDQKKRSKSTKNKKQASKPIFKKVILMAIALLAAIFIGGAGLFVYYASSAPELTEEDITGSISSDILDDKGNVIYTLGGQKRDVVTEDQVPQVLKDAIVSIEDQRFYKHNGIDPIRIAGAALANVTNGFASQGGSTITQQLIKLSVFSTDEADQTLKRKAQEAWLALKLERQYSKEQILTFYINKVYMSDNNYGMSTASDYYYGKELINLTLPEAAMLAGLPQSPNTYNPKTYPDKAKERRDLVLDMMVENNKLSAEDAKKTKSISVEENLVNRTEEQSNELVFDSYLKEVILEVEEKTNLDPHTAGLTIQTNLNMDAQKRLFDILNSDEYVNFPDQNLQAAVSMVDAKTGQLKAMGGGRNQEVQLGTNRAAEMNRSVGSAIKPLSTYGPAIEYLNYSTYQQIVDEPYEYNTGGSLYNYDRKYLGPISMRKAIIDSRNVPAAKTLQEVGYADATSFLKNVGIDPSKWNNEVGLVESNAIGGEITPIELSAAFAAFSNGGMYTEPYTVSTVTLQNGEEIDLTPESKQSMKDSTAYMITDILKDTVNSGSNQNLVPIEGVPQAGKTGTTNYTDEEKVKYNIPNDGAPDSWFNGYSSNYSIAVWVGYDKKFEDGNFLSTSSQQLPRKIYRSLMSYVSQSVENTDWKKPSSVVEVAIEAGSNPAKLPGPNTPTDKIVKELFVKGTQPTSVSSTFGEKLKAPSGLTAKYDKEKEEIAIKWDKYDPSNKTDSVSYILTVAGQTFETSDLSYIVQNPSEGKTDITLSVKIKDKIGPKATTSLTIPPKKEEKDSSSADGSSQSSEESSVESSVESTLESSLESSEPENSSESSSESKDESASQNSIKSSSSSESLKNPVSKPTTKKDSVSKEE
- the recU gene encoding Holliday junction resolvase RecU, producing the protein MVIRYPNGESYSHDAEKNGKKQTKKKEVSFSKRGMTLEEELNESNAYYLAFNKAVIHKKPTPIQIVKVDYPKRSAAVIKEAYFRQASTTDYNGVYNSFYLDFEAKETKNKESFPLKNFHQHQITHMQECLKQSAICFVILRFSSSNRLFLLEASYLIEYWHKQEENGRKSIPLKNLEKIGYEMYYGLSPRIPYLSVVDQLIAKNN
- a CDS encoding DUF1273 domain-containing protein, which encodes MVTNLLVSGYRSFELGVFKDDDPKVVIIKKCLKEEIRSYIEEGVKWILTTGQFGIEQWTIEVVDELKIDYPEIKQGIIFPSLEFGSNWNEKNQMKLMQSKKKVDFVESVSHQPYKDPSQLKNHQAFMLEHTQAALLVYDPENEGKTKWLYQAILKKQEVGEYDCRLIDFDQLQNTTIDE
- the gpsB gene encoding cell division regulator GpsB, with protein sequence MADKVLTTKDILQKEFKTSMRGYNPTEVDEYLDDVIRDYELYNKELTQLKAENERLLSKVDELTKQATLTKPTYSTQPSSTVTNFDILKRLSNLERHVFGSKLDEHDEHEEE